The Deinococcus ruber genome includes a region encoding these proteins:
- a CDS encoding RtcB family protein, which translates to MDELLRLLDLESTLERLSTDGSSAHIERVALTPDVHKGAGIPVGTVIQAQGFVLPQAIGNDVGCGMSLHTTGLSREALEPWLDVLESKLRHSFFQVGRDLPLTGHQREALLRGGTAGLVTTKPTSLQGLWRQVQRVELEHATTRTESGGLPVHQLHGLSDWIGEPGRLS; encoded by the coding sequence GTGGACGAGCTGCTCCGATTGCTGGATCTGGAAAGCACACTGGAGCGGCTCAGCACCGACGGTTCATCAGCCCACATCGAGCGGGTCGCCCTGACCCCCGATGTCCATAAAGGCGCGGGCATTCCAGTTGGCACCGTGATTCAAGCTCAGGGCTTCGTTCTTCCGCAGGCCATCGGCAACGATGTCGGCTGTGGCATGAGCCTGCACACCACTGGCCTGAGCCGAGAGGCACTGGAGCCCTGGCTGGACGTGCTGGAATCCAAACTCCGCCACTCGTTCTTTCAGGTCGGGCGTGACCTTCCGCTTACCGGTCACCAGCGTGAGGCGCTGCTACGCGGGGGGACCGCTGGGCTTGTCACAACGAAGCCCACGTCGCTCCAGGGTCTCTGGCGTCAGGTTCAGCGTGTTGAGCTGGAACACGCCACGACCCGCACGGAATCCGGCGGCCTGCCGGTGCACCAGCTGCACGGACTGAGCGACTGGATCGGTGAACCGGGGCGTCTGAGCTGA